agattcaacagagaaaataaacatgcaACTGTTTTATCACTTTGCATGAAATAagactttgttcaaaagtaaatattaataaagcaACTCAGTTTGAATTTTGTCTCTGACAAAAGTCATACTTTCTTTTCagctatttatttttgttttgttaagaCAGGTCCACTGTCTTAATTCATTCTTGTAGGCTATGGTTCTGCGTGACATTTTCCTCACAGTCtgatgttgttttaaattatgcttgtattaaaatgtgtcgttttgagCTTTAAATAAAGGAATTAATAGAGATGGgcacaaaaataccaaatttccTCCTGTTTGTCACGCCCCACTTGTAATGATCCTATTCCCACCAGTGGGGCCcgccccacactttgagaaacacTGTGATACAGTAAGGGTAAATTTACTTTGACTTTGAAATTTAAATTGACTACCTTGGCCCTAGTAATTCTGTTATCGTACAAATAAATTATACTCAATGGGATGTCAAATGCTGGAGGTTCAAATTCAGTACCTGATAGGAGGCAGAGCTGAAGTGTGTGCTTGGTAAAACAAAGTGTACCAGTATGGCAAGAGAAAGTATCTCTGCTGAATAGCAGAACGAATTGCAGAAGTGACGTCATCCCCGAACAGCCAGGGCTCACGACGTTTGGTGTCTTTAGACGAGTGTCCTCGGAAAAATGGCTGGAGAGCCCCAGCCTGGTACCAGCGGACCAGCAGCTCGGGGTCTGGGTCTTGCACAAAACCCCCTACATCAGCTAGGGAGCAAGAATACACATCTATGACgtgttatttaaataaacatcacCAACTGTAAAACTGACAAGTATGCAGAACTGCACTTTAacgtaaataaaacaaaagcagTCAACCTCCacaaaaatgtattcctgtCAAACTTAGTGACAGCAGCATGGGTAAAGAAATCTTCAAGTATTCCCAAGTAGCAACATTGTCCCCAGTCCATATGGCACCTACAGTATGACATAAGCAatacaatgtttattttaagaAGCACAATTGGTTACTATCTATTGATTCATCCTGGACTAGAGCTCACCCCATCTTTGAGACCCTGCAAAGAATGAGCGTGAAAGGACAAACGGCCTCTCCAAACCTCCTGAACgggttaacaaaccctcaaacgtAGCCATGTGCTGcgagaaagaaaaaatatattgcattgGTCATATCTGCATTTCAAGCTTAAATAGTAGTTGTTAGCTGAGCTTACCTGATGGAAACCATACAAGTTGTGCAAGTCTCTATGCTCCCAGTCTCCATGGTGCACTGCATCTTTGGGCATTGTCTGCTCTGGCCCATTAAAGACAGAAGGTTCATTCATGTCGTTCCAGATAAACAAAGATTCTGTTGACCCCTAATGCACGCATAGATGAACAGAAAACTGTTATCAAGATGTGCACTGAACCAAAGCACTTTGTCATCTCACAAACAACTTAAACAACATTCAGAAACTTCTAGCAACAATGTAATcagactttaaagggacactccactttttttgaaaataggctcagttaaatatttgatatttatcgttttggaatccattcagccgatctccagatctgggggtaccacttttagcatagcatagcataataaattgaatctgattagaccattagcattgcgctaaaaaaataaccaaagtgtttcgatatttttcctatttacagcttgattcttctgtagttacattgtgtactaagacagacagaaaattaaaagttgctattttctaggctgatatggctaggaactatactctcattctggcgtaataatcaatgactttgctaCTGTACCacggctgcagcaggtgcaatgatattacgcagcaccccaacgtttttggtcatttttaagcgtgatgctaatggtctaatcagattcaatggattatgctaagctatgataaaaatggtaccgccaaacccggagatcagccgaatggattccaaaacggtaaaaatcaaatgtttaactcaatgggagctggaaaatgagcctattttccaaaaagtggagtgttaAAGAGTTACAAAAGTGTCCTTAAAAGACTTATAAGACTCACTTCATATTTGTTTAGAGAGAAGTTTCTGGCATACCATGACCTTGTCTTTGAGCTGCTAAAGTCCAAGTAGCAGGATTCACCTGATAATACAACAAATCAATCAAATGTTTTCATATACGtttcaatcattcaaaaatgcattgTTTTGACATCTGTTAAGTCTGGCTGTAACATTAAACACATTTCACAGGAAAGAAGCACATTACATAAACTGAGgctttttttccaaataaagcAAAAATTTATAATCACATCATACCTGGCCAACAGGTTCCCTCATAAACACCACCTTCTCTATTTTTCACCATATGGCCTCCTTCTTTAGCTTCACAGTAAAACGACCAATCAGGATCGATCTTGATGTGGGGGTCACTTATAACAACCAACTACACAGgaatataataaacaataaaaatgtatcCTGGCACATTGTTCAACATATTAAACTTAATATAAATCACTAAAAGCTGGTGACAGCAGCGGCAGTTCACCTGGCCACACCCCTAATTGTGTgaagaactttaaggcttaatataatgtaaacggAGGAGTTACGAataaattcacccccctcacagttgtcaaaTTGGTCAAAATTAGCTacaccaaaaacacttttagtaccaggctgtaaacatatttttttccccttttggagccagtctcTAGTGggcagtcgatgaattgcagtttaagccATTTCTGTGTAAGCTTTATGATAGAGACTGGCTGCCCCTTGCAGCATACCAAACAGAACTATTCTTGAAAGTAAACACCTATGATTTGCTATTGGTCAGTGACCATTGCATAATAGGAGGTTTGTTGATGCCCTGCCTTCTTTAACATGGTGTCCTTAATTTCATTAAGTAAAAAAAGGTCTAAATCTACATCGTCATACCTTTCTTTTCTTCTTCTGCAGGTGATGTTGTAGTTCCACTGGCTTTGGGAAAAGCTTTGAGTCCCAGGTGAAATAGCGCTTCCCATCGGTGTGCTCAATATCCAAccatatgacatcataagggatATTGTGGAGGTCAAATCCAGCATCCACGGCTTTTACGTCTGCCTCGTCCTCATAGTTCCAGCGGCACTGATGGTACCCCAAAGAAAACAGTGGAGGCAGAGCCTGGTAGCCTGTGAGCAGAGACATTTACATTCGTGTGAGCTTCTTATGTATACTTCACCATGTCAACAGAGAGACTGTCATAAAATATTTTAGCATAATAAAAGTGATGATGTTTATGGCATCTGTCATTTCCTGGAATATGCAGTCATTGGTTGATGTCTGTTGCCTGCCagtaaaaaaagtcttgtggtatccataaagaaaaaaactggGGAAGGACAATACCTGTGAGCTGCGCATACTGAGAGAACACCTGGGCAGCCGAGGGTCCCAGCAAAATGAAACAGTCAATTGTGCCACTCTCAGATACCCATCTCACATCAGTCTGAGGTGTGATCTTACTCTTCTTCCCTGGTGGTTCATTCGCACCCTGTTTAAACATCAAAAATTCATCAATCACAGTAATACTGATTTAATTTAGCTTTTCAcaattaataaagtttgtttatcaagaaaatgtcaatttaaacaaacagagCTATGTTTTGACAGTGCCAAAAAGTATTAGTAACAGTCTTTACATGCTTTGGGAACCTCAAAAATATTACATGCTTCACATTTTAGGCAAAAACTTTACAATGTATGTAAACCGCACCTCGATTGGCTTTGGGTTGTACTCGATGTCAATCAATGTCTCAGACGCGTTCAGCCAGAACACCCCAAGCGTTCTCTCTGGCTTGTGAGCTAGCATGAATGGGACAGAACCGTAAAGGCCCAATCTGCTATTGATGTCATAGGCAAACACATCCAAGTTGTACAGTCGATATGCCTCAGCGGTACTGTAAAGGAGATATGGAGTTGGCCTATTATGTAAGACAAGAATGTGTTGCATCAGTATCACAGTGATTATTTAAAGTGCATCACCTTGTGTCTTTTAAAAGCAGGGTATCAGCATGTTCAGGAAGACCATATGTATGGCTGAATCCGTGGAGACGCAAGTCCATGCCCACAGAACTGGGACCTAAATTGAAGACATTTCATTATAAGTagatttctatatatatatatatatatcatttgtgttcatcaacaCAAGAtcaagttttacatttaatgtgaatactatgtttaaaggtgcagtgtgtaaattctaGCTGCATCTAGTCTCAGTCCACGGCTCactcctcgcttttgaaacacatagagaagccaccacaggacaagcatgtcatcatcggagacaacttagtaaaaaaaattgtcagctaagggctactgtagaaacatggcggcacaaaatggtgacttccaatgtaaggggaccctcggtgtatgtggataaaaacgtctcattttaaggtaataaaacttagaaaaaaatctaaggtctttatacaccactgatattataggtatgtatattatattgcatttctgtcaagagatcctccttAAAGTTACACACCGTACCTTTAATACGGTATAATATTCTAGTTTAACAAGTCATTTAAGCATTGCAACACAGGTTTGTGCAGATCTGTTGCTTATTGTGAAAGTGGTGTGACGCatgtttttttacttattaaaactgtgccgtggcagaaaaaaggttgggaaacactgccctaGAGAACTGCTTCAAAATATTaagagctcaaatgcaaaaccctctacttgcatctgacatgttttcttgtaaataagcatttttatcaggctctgaTGTTTAGGTTTAAAAGTTTTACTTTAATGGCACTGAAAAGATCATCATTAGTCTGAAACTGAAgcgccttattttcacaaatgtcactagTCATTTGAATGGTAGCCTATTAAACTAATTTGACTATTTatcactgcaaaaccctctggGGCGGGTTCCCAGACATGGCtgatcctagtcccagacttaaatgcatgtttgagctgctttaatttcaaaacagcttgccctgacatattttaacatatatcagtaccattgttttttcttaagatgcacaccagtattgtttttttttgtaaggtattgtaaaaaaaactacttaaatgtcctaaaataactagtcctggattaatctaaaccctgcccGGTATCTTCCATGATGCATTTAGTGTAGACTTTGCTGTAAAACTTTTGTGCCGTTTAACGTTTTCTGCTAACAAGCAGTATTTCCGAATGGTCTGAGGCCAAGAGTAAGCGGATTTGAAGAGTATGTTTTTAATGAATGTATAATaccttttgcatctgagctcttcatgtAATGTTTCATTGTGCACTAAGAAAGTAACCCTTTTAAAACTAATATTAAAAGTTTCAACAAGTGTGAAGGTCAAAAATGGATTTGTAATCTAAAGGAATGCCTACCATTTGCCTTGATGTCCTGAAACTGTCTGAATGTTTCTTTCCACAGCCCACATGGATCTTCATCAACCTTTGAAATTCAAAGTTTTGTTACACTATATGGAGGTTTCCCTGATATGGCTTAAGATTACTCTAGGACTAAAGATGTCATTGTTTTGCCTCATGATTCACATCAGTATTGCTTTTTTGTACGGCATATttgtaaaatgtcctaatataacaaagacctagtcctggcttaatctaaaccctgtctggaaaaccgccCCTATAAATTTCAAAAATCGATTTAACGTTATGTTATAAATTCTTACCTGAAGTGAACCTGAAGATGTCCTAGAGAAAGTATTCACAGTTTAGGTCAAAACAATCAAAACTAACATCCAAAATTAAGGCAACAACAAAGAGTATGTAACAACACTACTTCGAACAATACTTTGAAGTCTTATATACCTAGTTGGTTCCTGCAGAGTTTCAAAGCATAGTCTGTTCCCTGGATTGAGTGTGACAATCTCTTCCCCATCACAGGTGACCTCGAGTCTGAAAGGTGAGGCTGAAACTAGGAGCTGGTACTGGCCAAAACCCCATGTTAGAGATACAGCGTCATCTCTTTGCCATTGAACTCTTagcctgtcaatcaaacaaaaaaaacaaaaacaacatacaaTGAAGTAATGGTACAAACAGATTCAAGAAAGATTTCAGGTGTGAAACCTTGTTTTCGGTTTTCTCTATGAAAAGCAATGCAAAATTGCTTACGGGACATATGATGGTTCACCAGTCAGAACATCTGAAACCTGATAACGTGGTTTAATTGCCTGTAGTTCATCAATTGAAACTCTgattgtgccattttgggtCACCCGTATTTGAAGACACAGTCTGTCCTATAAGATTAtaaagaaagttttttttaaacatgctgCTATACTAAATGAATAAAGACATAATTTCTGTTAGTGCATCCTTCATCCTTGGGTTACTGCCATGGTTCTTTTAGGTATTTTTCAGCAAATCAAAGAGAAATAGTTGAGGTAACATAATTCATAGtggtaatttattttatttataacactaagatatgaatatttaaaaatgcaatgtGAGTTTACCTGAGACTCGTGCTCAGAGAGCTCCAGACTGGCACATCTATCTGTGAGTACTAAAGTCTCAAGGGAGGCAAAGTATTGAGACAATCCTTTATCTTTCTGTCGCCTGTAAAAGAGTTCAAAGGTCAACAATAAAATTATCCAACTTTATATTAgataatatttatattagatcAAGAGTGTAATTACATGCAGATATATTTGGTGTAAGTACAGACCTAATACATAGTTTGctatgtaatacattgtaattACAtacttattaaatatattatcttttttaaacataataaccattataaaaatattatattgtacgtactgtatttgtattttatactgtattttatataattataaatataatttttagtgtaaatatttagtgtaaaaatattttctaataaataatgaaatattctaATCTAGTTAACAAATAACCTCAGTTACCTGTAGAATAAGATGTcatcatttttcttaaacttctCTTTCCCCTCATCACCCGGAACGACACTGAAACGTAATGTTACATTATTATAGACTTACACTGTATGTCCTACAAGCAATAACGATAACAGTGGCTACATTGATAGCACAAATTCAGCAACGTGCAGCTGATCACGTTACGTATCTACGCTTGCGATTGTTATTGTATGTATATGCTTCAAGATTGCTGTCCTATAGGATTTACATTCACCTCTCAAACGATTCAGAAACGTTCACCTCCATGCCTCCACCAAGTTAAGGGAAGTTACTTGACAGGTCGgaagtatattttatatttgttcAGGGCACAAAGTAATTCTCCTCCAGGGGGCGCGTAAGGTTTCTGACAGCCGAGCTCTTtcagatattttaaaaaaattgcaatattttaaatatgattattaatattatttgtaCTCGACATATAAACGGAAATACACCCCCGTTTtatgtaaaaaagaaaaaaccaTCAACGTTAAAACTTCATCGAGTGATCATAATTCGACTGTGATTGGTCTATCCGGACTATCGCTTATTAAAGTAGCAGCTACTTTGTGACCGAACAGATACATTTAAATTGGTAATTGCTGCAGTTGTctaaaataacaatttaatCTCATGCTTCGGTTTCCGAAGTAAAATAACCGTCATAATATCCACATAGGCTTTTTAACAAAATTTAGTAGAACTGGAGTAACACAACCAAGCAAATTGATTCCTGAGGTCGTTGCTGTTTCTAAATTAAATGTCACCTGAGTCCATGACAGAGCGAGACAAGCGTATTTCTTATTTATAGTGTTAATCtctgcatttactaatacattcaTTAAACCAAACGAATTAACtgttaatattaataaatgaatttccaaacattaacaagaattaatacatgcgGGGAAAAAATAGGAAAATACCAAAGTACCAAGACAAAGTACCAAGACAATGACAATGAACTTCAGAAACGGGAAGTCATAAAGCAATTGCCAAATTTTATTACAAAGCACAAGCAATGATTAATTTACTGTATTTGGACAACAGctgaggaaataaaaaatactaataTAGATTATAGGTTAAAAAGAAACTTATGTACACGATTTATAAAGCCTAGAAGTCAGAAAAGCATGCCCAACCACAACATATCCCATCTAAGCCACTGTCTAAATATCTTAGCCATGCGCTGGATATTTATTTATCACATCAACCCCAACATAATATAGCACACCAGGGTGAACCTGCACCATGGATGTTTACTAATTTGGAGTAGAAAAGGAATTTTACTACATTTCAGTTCATGTTTttgagtttataaaaaaaaaagtaaattatttGATTGAACACAATGCTTCATTGTAGGTCACATGTGGTAGAGGTACATGTTCATTCATAAAGGAAATCTGTATCATGATAAACATTGAACAAAATTATAAAtgcaacacttttgtttttgccTCCATTTATCATGAGATCTAAGACGTTTTCTACATACACAAAAGGCCTATTCAAGTCAGTTGCCCACTTAAGTCAATTACAACGACGAACTGCAGTCAGGTTGAGACCCAGATGAGCTTCCCAGAGACGGTTTCTGACAGTTTATGCAGAAATTCTTTGGTTATGCAAACCGATTGTTGCAGCAGCTGTCTGGGTGGCTGGACTCAGCTGATCTTGGAGCTGAAAATCCTGGATGGGGAGGTCCTGGGCTGGTGTGGTTATACGTGGTCTGCGGTTGCGATGCCAGTTGCATGTACTGAAACTTCTCTGAAACGCCTTTGGAGACGGCTTATGGTAGAGAAATctctactgaaaaatccagcttagaccagcataagctggtgaggtggctttagctggtctcccagcttggttttagctggtattgctggtgtagaaagctggtctagctgtgtttgtcactttttaagttggtctagctgtgttttggtcacattttaagctggtctagctggacttaactggtcaggctggaagaccagctgacccactagcatgaccagctttgccaggctgggaaaaccagcttagaccagctactgccactttaaaccagctaaaaccagtcaCCAGCccatgctggtctttgctggattccCCAGTAGGGATGAACATTAAATTCACAGGCAACAGCTCTGATAGACATTCCTGCAGTCAGCATGGCAATTGCATGCTCCCTCAAAACTTGGAACATCTTTGGCATTGAGTGATATTGGCATTGAGTGGCATTTGGATGAGTgataaaactgcacattttatgCCTAGTCCACACGAACACGGCTATTTCCTCCAAAAAAAATCCCGTCCACACATGCTCAGTTTAAAAGAAATCTCCGTCCgcatgaaaaagcaaaaaaatgttaagcgctgtcaagagcaaGCCACATCAGCAGGAGGTTATATAACCCAAATCGCAGCGCACAATCTGACATCAAACACAGCGGATAACGGCGCACACTATGATGTCGCAAGGCAAAAACCCTGGTTTTACGGTCTACACAACAACACTGCAACCGGCGTTTCTTAAAATCCTCACCCTGGCAGGggttttgaaaaatattcagcttcagttcCCTGATACTGCGTTTTCGTGGACAAACAGCCGAACCGCGTAAAAAAAGTCACGGTTATTAAAAATACTcatgtccgtgtggactaggccttagagTGGTCTTTTACtgtggccagcctaaggcacacctgtgcaataatcatgctgTCTAATCAGCATCATGATAAGCCATATGATTCCTGTGAGGTGGATGGATTATCTCGGCAAAGGAGAAATGCTGACTAACACAGATTTAGGCAGATTGGTGAACAATATTTGAGAGAATTAGAACTTTTGTATACATAGAATTTCTTTGATCTTTAAGTTCAGCTCATGAaaaattgtttataattttgTCCAGTGTATATTACATTCAGAAATGTATTTTGGGAAGTAATTTTATACTTCTCTCTTAATGCAACACTGAGGGATTTTTTGCAGTAGACAACTACAGTTCTGaatgttttatcattttaattcTCTGACAACAATGTTATAAAAAATCACTGTTACTTTTTCCACAAGTTTAGGATGATGAAAAAGGGAAGcatgttaaaaacaaataaattaaagttGAAAAACACACTCATACTAGACATATTTGTCCTGCCATGGCACAGCTCCTGCTGTGGACATAAAGTAGTCCTTAAGTACATTTCGCAGATTTTTGGCATGATTGCTGGCATTACGCATTCTTGCCCCTCTCCAAGGCTGCAGTGCTCCGAGTCTCTCCCTTCTCCACTCTCCTGCAACAAATTCTTTGTCTGCAGTTTCCCAATCTGCCAGTCCTGATGGGAGATATGCCTCAGACCCACGCTGTCCTAGATAATTGTGAAGGCACACGGCTGCCATAGTCACTTTGATGACTTTGTCTGGAGATAAAAATATTGTAGAACGAAACACTCGCCACTGGTTGGCAAGGATGCCAAAGGCATTATCTACAACCCTACGTGCCCGTGAAAGGCGGTAGTTGAAAATTTGCTGGTCAAACTCCAGCTGTTTGTGTGGAAAAGGCTTTATCAGATCTGGGCGGAGGGGACAAGCCTCATCCCCCAAAAACACAAAGGGAAATTGCACATTTGAATTAGGCAGTGACTCTGCGGGTGGGACATTCAGCAGCTCACTATCCAACACTCTTCTAAGGTCGGCGTTATCAAACAGACCTGCATCAGAAGCTCTGCCCTGAGTACTCACATTCACATAAATGAAATTGCAGTTTGCATCAACAGCTGCCATCATGAGGACAGAAAATCTGCATTTATAATTCCTACATGTACTGCCACTGTGTGCTGGTGGctggaaacaaatgtgttttccaTCCAGAGAACCCAAGCACTGAGGAAACTGCCATTTTTCTTGGAAGCCTTTGGCAATCTGCCTCCAATCTTCCTCAGTCCTGGGTGTCTGCAAAAAGAGTAAAGTAATTCTAATAGGTATGTATTGCAActaaataaaaagttaaaagtcCAAAATCCCAACGATAAATATTagtctttatataaaaacagcaTATTCATATTTTTGCCCTCCCTTATTATTTTACACagtatttgaatgtttttttttgtaacacTTAAATATCTGAATGGCCGTACAGAAACTAAGCATATGAATGtgtatccaccttatttttgacTTAAAAATGGCTGCCGCAATCTTTAAGCTTCTTTGTGTAAAACTTACactgagccactaaagctatgGTAGTATGGTAAAGCTAAGGGACAGTAATGTGCTGTTTTGACTggcttgttaatatttaatatgaaatccaggaagaccggcataatttgtgcagtaagggttgccataatagctggtacaaatgcagtaaatctctataaaacatttgttttgacCATAATCCAAGTGCTgaataaaacgaaaacaatccTGAATAAATAttatagtttaaaatgtttattatggtttgttcaaataagaAATGAAGCTTGACGTGTCACCATAAAAactaaagtaaataaaaaattgctgacaaaaaaactcacaccagagagacagttgtgacattttaaacatatGCCCGAAAAGGTTACAAATTCTTGGTCTATTTCATGTACAAgcactcgactgactttcccattgtaaagatactggtatgcctctgtgcttttatagttgcacattaaaggacaagttcggtattctACACATAAAGCCCTGTTTTTAGATTGTTTacgatgaaatagaacggttttgactgaaatttggatgctggcccgagaattttcgggtgtttgttgtattacccctacctctacaatggctgtataggttcactggaacaatcctccctaaaatgcattaaactttcgtttacaaagacgtgaaactcaccgagtggtcaggggtgttcactgatatgctcacacaaaaatcgctgcaaaagatgctttccaacaggtttgatcgtagtttttgtccaactccactgacttgtattagatgtgctatGAGGTACGTTATtgctccgcgccgggaacgttgtttgtattcttgcaattgccaaaggcggattatcgccaccaactgggctggagtgtctattatttaagctctcaacagaagaatgtacgggtgtgaggcgtttggacaaaacagctgttggaaagcatcttttgcagcgatttttgtgtgagaatatcagtgaacacccctgaccactcggtgagtttcaagtctttgtaaacaaaagtttaatgcattttaggaaggtatgttccagtgcacctatgcagccattgtagaggtagtgggtgatacaacagaaaccgaaaattctcgggctagcatcatatgtccaaatttcagtcaaaaccgttctatttcatcataaacaatctgaaaacagggctttaagtgtaaaataccgaacttgtcttTTAAAGACCTGCACCCCCCCAGCAACCACACTAAATGATTGAATATGTTTATATGATGTATCAgaccacttcttaatttcatcctcccACTGGGttatacatggcaggtgtagt
This is a stretch of genomic DNA from Misgurnus anguillicaudatus chromosome 7, ASM2758022v2, whole genome shotgun sequence. It encodes these proteins:
- the LOC129417919 gene encoding neutral alpha-glucosidase C, which translates into the protein MEVNVSESFESVVPGDEGKEKFKKNDDILFYRRQKDKGLSQYFASLETLVLTDRCASLELSEHESQDRLCLQIRVTQNGTIRVSIDELQAIKPRYQVSDVLTGEPSYVPLRVQWQRDDAVSLTWGFGQYQLLVSASPFRLEVTCDGEEIVTLNPGNRLCFETLQEPTRTSSGSLQVDEDPCGLWKETFRQFQDIKANGPSSVGMDLRLHGFSHTYGLPEHADTLLLKDTSTAEAYRLYNLDVFAYDINSRLGLYGSVPFMLAHKPERTLGVFWLNASETLIDIEYNPKPIEGANEPPGKKSKITPQTDVRWVSESGTIDCFILLGPSAAQVFSQYAQLTGYQALPPLFSLGYHQCRWNYEDEADVKAVDAGFDLHNIPYDVIWLDIEHTDGKRYFTWDSKLFPKPVELQHHLQKKKRKLVVISDPHIKIDPDWSFYCEAKEGGHMVKNREGGVYEGTCWPGESCYLDFSSSKTRSWYARNFSLNKYEGSTESLFIWNDMNEPSVFNGPEQTMPKDAVHHGDWEHRDLHNLYGFHQHMATFEGLLTRSGGLERPFVLSRSFFAGSQRWGAIWTGDNVATWEYLKISLPMLLSLSLTGIHFCGADVGGFVQDPDPELLVRWYQAGALQPFFRGHSSKDTKRREPWLFGDDVTSAIRSAIQQRYFLLPYWYTLFYQAHTSALPPIRPLWVEFPKDTDMFAVENQYMIGSALLVCPVTDPGVSEVKVLLPGSDQLWYATDTAKVHGGGRILDFPVTLNTVPVFQRGGTVVPRRAGCGSCTADLQQHSITLTVALDSKGNAEGFLYLDDGHSFSYRDRMQFCLRLFCMRAGKLVSSCADDKGLFVSDDKVESVVILGLNSLKRKPKLKSGTRKTPVMFTFEAKCLTITGLDLEIHKDWEIII